Genomic segment of Truepera radiovictrix DSM 17093:
CGTGCGCGGCACCGTGTAGCACGCGTGGTCGGGTGGCACGACGATCGCCCGCCAGAAGACGCCGGAGAGCGGGTTGCGCACCTCGCTCACCGTCTCAGCCGTTAGGCCGAGGTCGCGCAAGCAGTTGCGGGCGTCCGGGCCGAGCGTCAGCTGCGGCGCGAAAATCGCCACGAGCGCGAACGCCACCGAGATAAGGACCCCGACGATAGCCAGCGGGTTGCGCCGAAAGCGCCGCATCGCCTTGCTCCGCCACCAGCGGGCGAGGGCGCCGGGGCGCCTGTCGTCGTGCGCTACGCCGAGCTCGAGGTTCACGCTATCCATGCCGCGCTACCCCGCGACGCCCCGAAACCCACGTGCGCGGCCCATTAAGCGCGCTAGTCATAACGGATCCTCGGGTCGACGACCCCGTAAGCGATGTCGACGAGCAGGTTGCCGAGCACCACCACCACGGCGGTAAAGACCGCAAACCCCATGATCGAGGCGTAGTCGAGCTGCGTCGCCGCGGCGGCCGCCCACTGCCCCAGACCGGGGTAGTTAAAGATCGTTTCGGTGATCACCAGGCCGCTGATAAGGCCGATGAGCACAAAACCCGCGAGCGTCACCACGGGGATGAGCGCGTTGCGGCGGGCGTGCTTGTTGTTAACCACGCGCTGATCCAACCCCTTGGCGCGCGCCGTGCGCACGTAGTCTTGCGAGAGCGCGTCGAGGAGCGACGAGCGCATCACCCGCATGATCTGCGCGGCTTGCACCACCGCCAGGGTGATCACCGGCAGGATCAGGTGCTTGAGCGCGTCCCAGAAGATGTCCAAGCGGCCGTTGAGGAGCGCGTCGACGGTCAGCATCCCCGTGACGTGCGAGAAGCCGCCGCGGGCGACCTGAATCTGATAGGTCGTCGACAGCCGCCCCGGCTCGAGCCACCCCAGCACGCCGTAAAAGATCACGAGCAGCCAGATGCCGAGCACAAAGGTCGGCAGCGACCAGCCGACGATGGAGAGCACGCGGGTGAACTGGTCGATGAAGCGGTCGCGGTGGATGGCGGCGGCCGAACCCAACCACACCCCGAGCGCGATCACCGGGACGATCGCGTAGAGGGTGAGCTCTAGGGTGACCGGAAAGCGCCGCTGCAGGGTCGTCCACACCGGTTCGCTGGTGACGCGCGAGTAGCCCAGGTTGCCCCGAAAGACCTGACCGAGCCAGCGCCCGTACTGCTCGTACCAGGGGTCCTCGAGGCCGTACTGTTCGATGATCGCTTCGATGTTGCGCAGCTGCGCCTCGCTCTGCACAAAGGCCGCCGCGCGCTGATAGGGTGCTAGGAGCTGCATGAGCAACACGATCAGCAGCGTCACGCCGAAAAACACGACGGGTAAAAAGAGCAAACGCCGAATGATAAACACGAGCACGGGGGTTCTCCTCGGGCGCCATCATACTCCCTACGTTCAAAAAAGCAACGCGCTGCAGGGCTGAGCGGCACAAACCGCCCACCTGATCCAAAGGTCCCCCCCAGAACGCACGTGACGCGCGTTAGGGTGCTTCTCCGGGCGCTTTGGGCGCCGAGAACCTGGAGACCGCGAGGCAGAAAGCGGGGTACGAAACGAAAAGCGAGGGGCCCCCGAAGAGGGGGGCCCCTCGCTTAAAGGCTCAGCTCAGTTTTTCGAGAGGTCTTTCCAGAAGAAGTTGCCCGAGAGCATGGGGTTGTAGTAGTAGCCCTGCAGGTTCTCGCGCACGGCGAGGTAGTCGAACTGCGCGGGTACGATAATGAGCGGCGCGAGCTCGTAGTGGAGCTGCCCGATCTCCTGGTAGAGGGCCGCGCGCTCCTCCTGGTCGATGATGCTGTTGGCCTGATCGATCAAAGCCTGCATCTCGGGGAAGTCGATCGAGGTGCGCGCGGCGTAAAAGCCCTCGTTCGAGTAGAAGGTGTTGATGAAGTTGCGCGGGTCGGCGTAGTCGGCCGCCCAACCGAGCGCGAAGAGGGGCGCGAGGCGCTGGTCGGTGCGCGAGAGGTAGTCCGCCCACGGCAGGCCGCGCACGTTCATCCGGAAGTTGGGGTTGAGCTCGCTTAAGTTCTGCGCGATGATCTGCAGCGCGATCTGCCGCGCCGTGTTGCCCTCGTTGTAGAGCGCGGTGAACTGGAAGCCGGTGTCCCAGAGCTCACCGCCATAGGCCGCGCGGAAGTGCTCCTCGGCCGCCTCGAGGTCGAGCGTGCGGATCTCGACGTCGGGGTTGTAGCCCAAGAAGGTCGGCGGCAGCCCCATGGTGAGCGCTTGCCCCTGACCCTCTAAGACCTGGTCGACGAACGCCTGCTGGTCGAAAAGGTGCGCAAAGCCCAGCCGGACGTTTTCGTCCTGGAAGAAGTCGGCTGGGATGCCGTTGCCGTCGAGCTGCCCCGACCCGACGTCTTCGTTGTTGGCGGTGTTGATGTCGTAGTTGAAAAAGATCGAGGTGACCACGGTGGTCAAGAAGGGTTCGCCCGCCTCGTTCTGCTCGACGACGCGCACCCCGGGCGCCCCGCGGAGCTGCGCCAGACCGGCGCGGTCGCCCAAAACGATGCGGTCGGCGTCGCCTTGGGTGAGCGCCAAGATGTTGGTGGCCTGCTCGTCGACGTAGTTGTACACCACCGCCTCGAGCGCGGGGGCGCCGCCCCAGTAGTCGTCGAAGCGTTCGGCGATAAGCGAGTTTGTCTCCCAGCTCACCAAGCGGTAGGCGCCCGTACCGCTCGCTTGGTTCTGCATGAATTCCTGGGTCAGGTCGCGCCCGATCCACTCGGTCCAGGTCGCTTCCGTACCGTCCCACATGCCGTTCTCGATCGCCCACTGCGAATCCACGATGCTAAAGGCGGAGTAGACGATGATCGACAAGAAAGCGGGGTCGGCCTGACGCAGGGTGAACTGCACCGTCAGCCCGTCGTCGCCGTCGGGGCACTCGATAGCGCCGTCGATGTCGGCAAACGAGACCTCCTGCTGGTACGCCTCGGGGTCGGTGCCGTCGGTCTGGGTGCCTAGGAGCTGCGCCCCTAAAAGGTACGAAAAAGCCCCCTCGGGGTGCGCGGTGACAAAACCGCGCTCGAACGAGTACTCGACGTCGCGGCAGGTCAGGGTGTTGCCGCTATGAAAGGGCACCCCTTCGCGGAGCGTAAAGGTGTAGACGGTGCCGTCTTCGGACACCTCGTAGCCGGTGGCGAGCTGCGGCACAAAGGCGTCGATGGCTTCGCCGTCGTAGGTGTAGAGGGTTTCGTAGAGGTTCTCGATGATCTCGCTCGAGGCCGAGTCGTAGTTGCGGGCCGGGTCGAGCGTGACGGGGGCGCCGAACTGGTTGACCACGTAGGTGTCGGCGGGCGCTTGGGCGAGCGCGGCGGGCGCCGCTGCCAGCGCGAGGGCGAGGAGAGCGCGTCGGGTGGGTCGTGTCACGGTGTCTCCTAGGTTGGAGCGAGAGTTGGGCTGTTAAAGGGAGCTGCTGACGAAAAAGGTGCGGCGGTGCCCGGTAGGTCCCCCTTTCGAACGGGGCGCGCTTGGGCGCCCAGAACAGCGATGGCGCTAGTGTAGCAGACTCGCCCGCCGTGTCAACGCGCGCCCCGAGCGCGCGGGAAACCCCTCGAGGCGCCCACGATGCGGTAGAGTAGCCCCGTGAAGGTGTCTACCCGTAGCGCTCCCGCTCCCCGCGGCCCCCGCAACAGGCGCCGTTGGGGGCTCTGGGCGGCGGCCCTCGCCGCGCTGCTCGCGGGGTGCGTGAGCCGCGGCGACTCGCTCGCCCCCGTGATCACCGTTACCGAACCGCGCAGCGCGGCGGTGCGCAGCGGCGACGATGTGCGCGTCGTCGGTTACGTCCTCGACGATGCCGGGATCGTCTCGCTGCAGGTCGACGGCACCGACCTGTTGGCTGACCCCGCGTTCGCCAGCGAACGGGGCAAGCGGCTCATCAACTTCGGCTTCCGCCCCCGGCAGCTCGCCGAGGGGACCTGGCGCCCCCGCATCACCGCCACCGACGTCAACGGGCGCACCACCACCCTGGAGGTGCCCCTAGAGGTCGACGGCACCCCGCCGACGATTGAGATCACCGCCGTCGAGAGCTTGGGAGGCGGGCGCAGCCGCGTCTCGGGCGTTGTGCGCGACGACGACGCGGTGGGCAGCATCAGCGTCAACGGCGTCGCGCTCTCCTTTACCCCCGCCCCCGAGGTGACCTTTACGCAGGACGTCGAAGGGCCGCTCGTGATCGAGGTCGCCGACCAAGCGGGGAACCGGGCGACGCTCGGCCCTTGAACCCCCCGTGAGCGCCTCCGGCCTTCGCCGCGACAGCGACGCCGCAGCCCCCCCCAGCGGGCTCGTGCGCACGGACGAGGTCTTCGCCGGCCTCGAGCCGGCGCGCTTGGGGGCGCTTGAACGCGCGCACGGCAACGGCGACCTCGTGCGGGTTTTAGAGGCGCTCGGGATCGCCGGCCCCTTCGTCGCCGTCACCCCCTGGGAGCTCGAGGGGCCCGCCGGCGAGCGGCTCATCAACGCGGGCGGGTACGCGGCGCTCCCCTTCGGCGAGGCGTACCCGCCGCTCGTGGCCTTCGTGGCGCGCTACCTCGAGGCGAACCGCTGGATGGGGTTGCCGCAGCAGGCGCTCTCCCCGTGGCGCGGGGCGCTGGAGGCCAACCTGGTGGCGCTGTTAGCGCGCGAGGCGCCGAGCCACGCCGACTCGCAGGTG
This window contains:
- a CDS encoding ABC transporter substrate-binding protein, translated to MTRPTRRALLALALAAAPAALAQAPADTYVVNQFGAPVTLDPARNYDSASSEIIENLYETLYTYDGEAIDAFVPQLATGYEVSEDGTVYTFTLREGVPFHSGNTLTCRDVEYSFERGFVTAHPEGAFSYLLGAQLLGTQTDGTDPEAYQQEVSFADIDGAIECPDGDDGLTVQFTLRQADPAFLSIIVYSAFSIVDSQWAIENGMWDGTEATWTEWIGRDLTQEFMQNQASGTGAYRLVSWETNSLIAERFDDYWGGAPALEAVVYNYVDEQATNILALTQGDADRIVLGDRAGLAQLRGAPGVRVVEQNEAGEPFLTTVVTSIFFNYDINTANNEDVGSGQLDGNGIPADFFQDENVRLGFAHLFDQQAFVDQVLEGQGQALTMGLPPTFLGYNPDVEIRTLDLEAAEEHFRAAYGGELWDTGFQFTALYNEGNTARQIALQIIAQNLSELNPNFRMNVRGLPWADYLSRTDQRLAPLFALGWAADYADPRNFINTFYSNEGFYAARTSIDFPEMQALIDQANSIIDQEERAALYQEIGQLHYELAPLIIVPAQFDYLAVRENLQGYYYNPMLSGNFFWKDLSKN
- a CDS encoding ABC transporter permease, whose protein sequence is MLVFIIRRLLFLPVVFFGVTLLIVLLMQLLAPYQRAAAFVQSEAQLRNIEAIIEQYGLEDPWYEQYGRWLGQVFRGNLGYSRVTSEPVWTTLQRRFPVTLELTLYAIVPVIALGVWLGSAAAIHRDRFIDQFTRVLSIVGWSLPTFVLGIWLLVIFYGVLGWLEPGRLSTTYQIQVARGGFSHVTGMLTVDALLNGRLDIFWDALKHLILPVITLAVVQAAQIMRVMRSSLLDALSQDYVRTARAKGLDQRVVNNKHARRNALIPVVTLAGFVLIGLISGLVITETIFNYPGLGQWAAAAATQLDYASIMGFAVFTAVVVVLGNLLVDIAYGVVDPRIRYD